A region from the Natronoarchaeum mannanilyticum genome encodes:
- a CDS encoding hemolysin family protein gives MGIPVSWLAPLAAEVPFVGIELAQSTIAVLGVACIVVLIGLSAFFSSSEIAMFSLPDYRVESLAEEGKPGALTLQGLKEDPHRLLVTILVGNNLVNIAMSSIATALVGMYLTSGIVAVLVSTFGITALVLLFGESAPKSYAVEHTESWALTISRPLKLSEYLLKPLVITFDFLTRQVNRLTGGGSAIESGYVTRSEIQDMIETGEREGVIEEDEREMLQRIFRFNKSIAKEVMTPRLDMTAVPADASVEEALQTCVQSGHARVPVYEGSLDNVIGVVHIRDLVRDTNYGEADSRTLELEDLINPTLHVPESKNVDELLTEMREERMHMVIVIDEFGTTEGLITMEDMVEEIVGEILEGGEDEPIEYVEDGAVVQGEVNIHEVNEALEIDLPEGEEFETVAGFVFNRAGRLVEAGEEITYDGTRITVEEVENTRIKKARLEQLDVPEEAKVESDDDDVAVADEENGTSVDN, from the coding sequence ATGGGTATACCTGTCTCGTGGTTGGCGCCGCTCGCCGCGGAAGTGCCGTTTGTCGGGATCGAACTGGCACAGTCGACGATCGCCGTGCTCGGCGTGGCGTGCATCGTCGTCCTGATCGGGCTCTCGGCGTTTTTCTCCTCTTCGGAGATCGCCATGTTCTCGCTGCCCGACTACCGCGTCGAGTCGCTGGCCGAGGAGGGCAAGCCCGGCGCCCTGACGCTTCAAGGGCTCAAGGAAGACCCTCACCGCTTGTTGGTGACGATCCTCGTCGGGAACAATCTCGTCAACATCGCGATGTCGTCGATCGCGACCGCGCTCGTCGGGATGTACCTCACGAGCGGCATCGTCGCGGTGCTCGTCTCGACGTTCGGGATCACGGCGCTGGTCTTGCTGTTCGGCGAGAGCGCGCCCAAGTCCTACGCGGTCGAGCACACCGAATCCTGGGCGCTGACGATCTCGCGCCCGCTGAAGCTCTCCGAGTACCTGCTGAAGCCGCTGGTGATCACGTTCGACTTCCTCACCCGGCAGGTCAACCGGCTGACCGGCGGCGGCAGCGCGATCGAGTCGGGCTACGTCACGCGCTCGGAGATCCAGGACATGATCGAGACCGGCGAGCGCGAGGGCGTCATCGAGGAGGACGAACGCGAGATGCTCCAGCGGATCTTCCGGTTTAACAAGTCCATCGCCAAGGAGGTGATGACGCCGCGGCTCGACATGACCGCGGTGCCCGCCGACGCCTCCGTCGAGGAGGCGCTCCAGACCTGCGTCCAGAGCGGGCACGCCCGCGTCCCCGTCTACGAGGGGAGCCTCGACAACGTGATCGGCGTCGTCCACATCCGCGACCTGGTTCGGGACACTAACTACGGCGAGGCCGACTCGCGGACGCTCGAGCTCGAGGACCTGATCAACCCCACGCTCCACGTCCCCGAGTCCAAGAACGTCGACGAGCTGCTCACCGAGATGCGCGAGGAGCGCATGCACATGGTGATCGTCATCGACGAGTTCGGCACCACCGAGGGGCTGATCACCATGGAGGACATGGTCGAGGAGATCGTCGGCGAGATCCTCGAAGGCGGCGAGGACGAGCCGATCGAGTACGTCGAGGACGGCGCCGTCGTCCAGGGCGAGGTCAACATCCACGAGGTCAACGAGGCCCTGGAGATCGACCTCCCGGAGGGCGAGGAGTTCGAGACCGTCGCCGGCTTCGTGTTCAACCGCGCTGGCCGACTGGTCGAGGCCGGCGAAGAGATCACCTACGACGGCACCCGAATCACCGTCGAGGAGGTCGAGAACACCCGCATCAAGAAGGCCCGGCTGGAACAGCTCGACGTGCCCGAAGAAGCGAAGGTCGAGTCCGACGACGACGACGTGGCCGTCGCCGACGAGGAGAACGGCAC
- a CDS encoding glutathione S-transferase N-terminal domain-containing protein, translated as MSQSDQPITFYRLQACPFCERVARTLDELELDYSSRFVEPMHSQRNVVKRVSGKRSVPAIVDERTGVTMSESANIVDYLEKTYGAEGSERPDAAGATGASGDPSGGDE; from the coding sequence ATGAGCCAGTCCGACCAGCCGATCACGTTCTACCGCCTGCAGGCGTGCCCGTTCTGCGAGCGGGTCGCCCGCACGCTGGACGAGCTCGAACTCGACTACAGCTCGCGGTTCGTCGAGCCGATGCACTCGCAGCGCAACGTCGTCAAGCGCGTCAGCGGGAAGCGCTCGGTGCCCGCGATCGTCGACGAGCGCACCGGCGTCACGATGTCGGAGAGCGCCAACATCGTCGACTACCTCGAGAAGACCTACGGCGCCGAGGGGAGCGAACGGCCGGACGCCGCCGGGGCGACGGGTGCCAGCGGCGATCCCAGCGGGGGTGACGAGTAG
- a CDS encoding peroxiredoxin family protein: MEFDVVDLGEADHVAEGEVAPDFTRPLVNEEYWEDRSLSDLTDEGPVLLVFTTMDGAFPATYVWNELRDRAWDDEYDVEIVGCSISDPYSHKRLIEEREIDYDLFSDPKNTVAVEYGIAHELDGMTGISEPRPSAFLLDEDRTVEYAWVSEEWPEFPDYDEIEAALEDV; encoded by the coding sequence ATGGAGTTCGACGTCGTCGATCTCGGCGAGGCCGACCACGTCGCGGAGGGCGAGGTCGCGCCCGACTTCACGCGCCCGCTGGTCAACGAGGAGTACTGGGAGGATCGATCGCTCTCCGACCTGACCGACGAGGGGCCCGTTCTGCTGGTGTTCACGACGATGGACGGCGCGTTCCCGGCGACGTACGTCTGGAACGAGCTCCGCGACCGGGCGTGGGACGACGAGTACGACGTCGAGATCGTCGGCTGCTCGATCTCGGATCCGTACTCCCACAAGCGCCTGATCGAGGAGCGCGAGATCGACTACGACCTGTTCTCCGATCCGAAAAACACCGTCGCCGTCGAGTACGGCATCGCCCACGAGCTCGACGGCATGACCGGGATCAGCGAGCCCCGGCCCTCGGCGTTCCTGCTCGACGAGGACCGCACCGTGGAGTACGCCTGGGTCAGCGAGGAGTGGCCGGAGTTCCCCGACTACGACGAGATCGAGGCCGCGCTCGAGGACGTCTGA
- a CDS encoding SPFH domain-containing protein: MSRPGGDGVEGKRGIRPRAVLVGFAALAIGAWVALNFLSTSPLAVVGALLLLLAVVTVASAVEIVGAYEKRALTVFGEYRKLLEPGINFVPPFVSKTHAYDMRTQTIDVPMQEAITRDNSPVRADAVVYIRVMDARKAYLEVDDYERATSNLAQTTLRAVLGDMELDETLKERSKINRRINTAIDEATDEWGIRVEAVEVRAVTPSQGVQSAMEQQTAAERRRRAMILEAQGERRSAVETAEGDKQSNIIRAQGEKQSQILEAQGDAVSTVLRAKSAESMGERAVLDKGMETLAGIGQGESTTFVLPQELTSMLGRYGKHLSGGDVTGDGASLDSLQIDAETQELLGLDDIQAILGEVEDVGGIGEGEAPLGGEAGAEIAGAGRTREEASDGSDADSGSETTELAEERER; this comes from the coding sequence ATGTCACGTCCGGGGGGCGACGGCGTCGAGGGCAAACGGGGGATCAGGCCGCGCGCGGTGCTGGTCGGCTTCGCCGCGTTAGCGATCGGCGCGTGGGTCGCGCTGAACTTCCTGTCGACGTCGCCGCTGGCGGTCGTCGGCGCCCTGTTGCTGCTGCTCGCGGTCGTCACGGTCGCCAGCGCCGTCGAGATCGTCGGCGCCTACGAGAAGCGCGCGCTGACCGTGTTCGGCGAGTACCGGAAGCTGCTCGAACCCGGCATCAACTTCGTCCCGCCGTTCGTCTCGAAGACCCACGCTTACGACATGCGGACCCAGACGATCGACGTCCCGATGCAGGAGGCGATCACGCGGGACAACTCGCCGGTGCGAGCCGACGCCGTCGTCTACATCCGCGTGATGGACGCCCGGAAGGCGTACCTGGAGGTCGACGACTACGAGCGCGCGACCTCGAACCTCGCCCAGACGACGCTCCGGGCGGTGCTGGGCGACATGGAGCTCGACGAGACGCTCAAGGAGCGCTCGAAGATCAACCGCCGGATCAACACGGCGATCGACGAGGCGACCGACGAGTGGGGGATCCGCGTCGAGGCCGTCGAGGTGCGCGCGGTCACGCCCAGCCAGGGCGTCCAGAGCGCGATGGAACAGCAGACCGCCGCCGAGCGCCGGCGCCGCGCGATGATCCTCGAAGCGCAGGGTGAACGGCGCTCCGCCGTCGAGACCGCGGAGGGCGACAAGCAGTCGAACATCATCCGCGCGCAGGGCGAAAAGCAGAGCCAGATCCTCGAAGCGCAGGGCGACGCCGTCTCGACCGTGCTGCGCGCCAAGTCCGCCGAGTCGATGGGCGAGCGGGCCGTCCTCGACAAGGGGATGGAGACGCTGGCCGGCATCGGGCAGGGCGAGTCGACGACGTTCGTGCTGCCCCAGGAGCTGACCTCGATGCTGGGCCGCTACGGCAAGCATCTCTCGGGCGGCGACGTCACCGGCGACGGCGCGTCGCTCGACAGCCTCCAGATTGACGCCGAGACGCAGGAGCTGCTGGGGCTCGACGACATCCAGGCGATCCTCGGAGAGGTCGAGGATGTCGGCGGGATCGGCGAGGGCGAGGCGCCGCTGGGCGGCGAAGCGGGCGCCGAAATCGCTGGTGCCGGACGCACGCGGGAGGAAGCGTCGGACGGCTCTGACGCCGATTCCGGATCCGAGACGACGGAACTCGCCGAGGAGCGGGAGCGCTGA